From a single Terriglobia bacterium genomic region:
- a CDS encoding ATP-dependent Clp protease ATP-binding subunit: protein MFERYTEKARRVIFFARYEASQFGSPYIETEHLLLGLLREDKALTNRFLRSHASVESIRKQIEGHTTIREKVSTSVDLPLSNECKRVLAYAAEEAERLSHKHIGTEHLLLGLLREEKCFAAEILHERGLRLSAIREELARSTQEKAQPQRGQSRESSLLAEFSRDLTQAAMDSQLDPLVGREGEVERVVQILCRRTKNNPVLIGEPGVGKTAIVEGLAQRIADGEVPSFLADKRILGLDLSLIVAGTKYRGQFEERLKTIMKELMENQNSIIFIDELHTLVGAGSAEGSLDAANILKPALSRGEIQCIGATTPGEYRKSIEKDRSLERRFQAVKVPPPNEAEAVKIIYGIKERYEKFHAVTYTDDAIEFAVYHSNRYIPDRFLPDKAIDLMDEAGARVKLRQTSLPEELTEVQKRIKFIVHRMENAIANHEFEKARFYSDEERKERENLRALREKYHLDESATGVVNREDIEEVVSRWTGVPVTSIKEEETQKLLRVEEELHKRVISQDKAISALARSIRRSRAGLKSPNRPIGSFLFLGPTGVGKTEVARTLAQFLFGSEKSLIRFDMSEFMEKHSVSKLIGSPPGYVGYEEGGQLTERVKRSPYSVVLLDEIEKAHPDVFNILLQVLEDGQLTDGLGNTVDFKNIIIVMTSNIGARHLMKRKGLGFSMDKEEMVNEKVEDLVKQEVKKTFNPEFLNRLDEVIIFNALADGDLIQILELLVQQLNGNLAQRHITITVNEEAKKWILDKTLSDRSYGARPLRRALQRYIEDPLSEALIQGTITTRPAFIEVYLEGDSLFYRQVGDGQEKTEGVILYNN, encoded by the coding sequence ATGTTCGAGCGGTACACAGAAAAAGCCCGGCGCGTCATATTTTTTGCCCGGTATGAGGCCAGCCAGTTCGGTTCTCCGTACATTGAGACGGAACACCTGCTGCTGGGTCTGCTGCGCGAAGATAAAGCTCTGACGAACCGTTTTCTGCGCTCCCACGCATCGGTGGAATCAATCCGCAAGCAGATTGAAGGGCATACCACGATCCGGGAGAAGGTCTCCACGTCCGTTGATCTTCCTTTGAGCAACGAGTGCAAGCGGGTCCTGGCCTATGCGGCGGAAGAGGCGGAGCGCCTCAGCCACAAGCATATCGGCACGGAACACCTGCTGCTGGGATTGCTGCGGGAAGAAAAGTGCTTTGCCGCCGAGATCCTGCACGAGCGTGGACTCCGCTTGAGCGCCATCCGCGAGGAACTGGCGCGCAGCACCCAGGAAAAAGCCCAGCCCCAGCGCGGACAATCGCGCGAATCATCTTTGCTGGCGGAATTTTCCCGCGACCTGACGCAGGCCGCCATGGACAGCCAGTTGGACCCGCTCGTCGGCCGTGAGGGCGAAGTGGAGCGTGTGGTCCAAATCCTGTGCCGGCGCACCAAGAACAATCCCGTGCTGATCGGCGAACCGGGCGTAGGCAAGACGGCGATCGTTGAAGGCCTGGCCCAGCGCATCGCCGATGGCGAAGTACCGTCCTTCCTGGCGGACAAGAGAATTCTCGGGCTCGATCTCTCGCTGATCGTGGCCGGAACCAAATACCGCGGACAATTCGAAGAGCGGCTCAAGACCATCATGAAAGAACTGATGGAGAACCAGAACAGCATCATCTTTATTGATGAGCTGCATACTCTGGTGGGGGCCGGATCGGCCGAAGGCTCGCTGGACGCGGCCAACATCCTTAAGCCGGCGCTTTCGCGCGGCGAAATTCAGTGCATCGGCGCCACCACGCCGGGCGAATACCGCAAGTCCATTGAAAAAGACCGGTCGCTGGAACGTCGCTTCCAGGCGGTGAAAGTTCCGCCTCCGAACGAGGCCGAGGCCGTCAAGATCATTTACGGGATCAAGGAACGTTATGAGAAGTTCCATGCGGTCACCTACACCGACGACGCCATTGAGTTCGCCGTGTATCACTCCAACCGCTACATCCCGGACCGCTTCCTGCCGGACAAAGCCATTGACCTGATGGACGAAGCCGGGGCGCGCGTGAAGCTGCGCCAGACTTCGCTGCCGGAAGAGCTCACGGAAGTGCAGAAGCGGATCAAGTTCATCGTCCACCGGATGGAGAACGCCATTGCGAACCACGAGTTCGAAAAGGCGCGCTTCTACTCGGACGAGGAGCGCAAAGAGCGCGAGAACCTGCGCGCCCTGCGCGAAAAATATCACCTGGATGAGTCGGCCACGGGCGTTGTCAACCGCGAGGACATTGAGGAAGTGGTGAGCCGCTGGACCGGCGTGCCCGTGACCTCCATCAAGGAAGAAGAAACGCAAAAGCTGCTGCGCGTGGAAGAAGAGCTGCACAAGCGCGTGATCTCGCAGGACAAGGCCATCAGCGCCCTGGCCCGCTCCATCCGCCGCTCGCGCGCCGGCTTGAAGTCGCCCAACCGCCCGATTGGCTCGTTCCTGTTCCTGGGACCCACGGGCGTGGGCAAGACGGAAGTCGCGCGCACCCTGGCGCAGTTCCTGTTCGGCAGCGAGAAGTCGCTGATCCGCTTCGATATGTCGGAATTCATGGAGAAGCACTCGGTCAGCAAGCTGATCGGTTCGCCTCCGGGATACGTGGGCTACGAAGAAGGCGGCCAGTTGACCGAACGCGTGAAGCGCTCGCCCTACTCCGTGGTCCTGCTGGATGAAATCGAGAAAGCGCACCCGGACGTGTTCAACATCCTGCTGCAAGTGCTGGAAGACGGCCAGCTCACCGATGGACTGGGCAACACGGTGGACTTCAAGAACATCATCATCGTGATGACCTCGAACATCGGCGCGCGCCATTTGATGAAGCGCAAAGGTCTTGGCTTCTCCATGGACAAAGAAGAGATGGTCAATGAGAAAGTTGAAGACCTGGTCAAACAGGAAGTGAAGAAGACCTTCAATCCGGAGTTCCTGAATCGTCTGGATGAAGTCATCATCTTCAACGCCCTGGCGGATGGCGACCTGATCCAGATCCTGGAACTGCTGGTACAGCAGCTCAATGGAAACCTGGCGCAGCGGCACATCACCATCACCGTGAACGAAGAGGCCAAGAAATGGATCCTGGACAAGACGCTCAGTGACCGCAGCTATGGCGCGCGTCCTCTGCGCCGGGCCTTGCAGCGGTACATTGAAGACCCGCTGTCTGAGGCGCTGATCCAGGGCACCATCACCACGCGTCCGGCGTTCATTGAGGTCTACCTGGAAGGCGACAGCCTGTTCTATCGCCAAGTGGGCGACGGCCAGGAAAAAACCGAAGGCGTGATCCTGTACAACAACTAA
- a CDS encoding ABC transporter ATP-binding protein, producing the protein MEHQPEMVRVDGLKKVYKSGQTDLVLFENLSFQVRKGEMLAIVGESGAGKSSLLHILGTLDRASAGDVYCAQIPVTKLSEDAAADFRNRELGFVWQFHYLLPEFTAQENVAMPLLMRGTGYRKAMETAGGWMREVGLESRSHHRAGELSGGEQQRVALARALVTGPKLLMADEPTGDLDNRTAELVFGLLQRLHREYRLTSLIVTHNLEFAHRCDRVLKMHQGRVEEVSPGSA; encoded by the coding sequence ATGGAACATCAGCCCGAAATGGTTCGCGTTGATGGACTTAAGAAGGTTTACAAGTCCGGACAGACGGATTTGGTGCTCTTTGAAAACTTGTCCTTCCAGGTGAGGAAGGGGGAAATGCTTGCCATCGTGGGCGAATCCGGCGCGGGTAAGAGTAGCCTTTTGCATATCTTAGGGACTCTTGATCGTGCTTCTGCCGGTGACGTATACTGCGCCCAGATTCCAGTGACGAAGCTGAGCGAAGATGCGGCGGCAGATTTTCGCAACCGCGAGCTCGGTTTTGTTTGGCAGTTTCACTACCTGTTGCCGGAATTTACGGCGCAGGAGAATGTTGCTATGCCGCTTCTAATGAGAGGCACCGGGTACCGTAAGGCGATGGAAACCGCCGGTGGATGGATGCGCGAAGTCGGACTGGAAAGCCGCAGCCATCATCGAGCCGGGGAACTCTCCGGAGGCGAGCAGCAACGGGTGGCTTTGGCCAGGGCCCTGGTAACGGGACCCAAGCTTTTGATGGCCGATGAGCCCACGGGTGATCTGGACAATCGCACGGCCGAGTTGGTCTTCGGTCTGCTGCAACGGTTGCATCGCGAGTACAGGCTCACTTCCCTCATCGTCACCCACAACCTCGAGTTCGCCCACCGGTGCGACCGTGTACTAAAGATGCATCAGGGCCGGGTCGAGGAGGTGTCGCCCGGTTCTGCTTGA
- a CDS encoding ABC transporter permease yields MKFEVFVAARYLRAKRRQAVIGVITAISIVGVAAGVASLIVALSINGGFQRDMQNQLLGSTAHVGLQGAKSSPGITDWQQVMAKMEKQPHVVAASPALYEEVLASRGAHASGMILKGVIPEYENRVSELLKSVKIGSAEPLNPAPGPPPCPKDDNNCSIVPKELPPIVLGKDLAETIGATVGSIIQVISPEGELTPFGTVPKYQKFKVVGIFSSGFYNYDNTWGFIRLADAQRLWGLGDVISVIEFKIDDLYKAASVGEELQSVAGPRFMATNWMEQNRALFRALRLEGIVTFLVIGLIVFVAALNILISLIMMVMEKTKDIAVLMSMGARRQQVRGIFIVQGVLIGLIGTALGLIVGYAVSLAGAKYRFIPLNPEVYSINHVPFAPQWTHGLLVAAVALLVSFVATLYPSWSAARVLPAEALRYE; encoded by the coding sequence ATGAAATTTGAAGTGTTTGTCGCCGCGCGTTACCTGCGGGCCAAGCGCCGTCAGGCGGTGATCGGCGTGATCACGGCGATTTCCATCGTGGGCGTGGCGGCGGGCGTGGCCAGCCTGATCGTTGCGCTCTCCATCAACGGCGGCTTCCAGCGTGACATGCAAAACCAGTTGCTCGGCTCCACCGCGCATGTCGGCCTGCAAGGAGCCAAGTCTTCTCCCGGCATCACGGATTGGCAGCAAGTTATGGCCAAAATGGAGAAGCAGCCGCATGTGGTGGCGGCGTCGCCCGCGCTATACGAAGAAGTTCTGGCCAGCCGCGGGGCGCATGCGTCGGGGATGATTCTAAAGGGTGTAATCCCGGAATATGAAAATCGGGTGAGCGAGCTACTGAAATCGGTAAAAATCGGCTCAGCCGAGCCGCTCAATCCTGCCCCAGGTCCGCCGCCTTGTCCAAAAGATGACAATAATTGCAGCATCGTCCCCAAAGAACTCCCGCCCATCGTGCTAGGTAAAGATTTGGCTGAGACCATTGGGGCCACCGTGGGCTCCATCATTCAGGTCATCAGTCCGGAAGGCGAGCTCACGCCATTTGGCACGGTGCCCAAGTATCAGAAGTTCAAAGTGGTGGGGATCTTCAGTTCCGGCTTCTACAACTATGACAATACGTGGGGATTCATTCGTCTGGCGGACGCGCAACGGCTGTGGGGTCTGGGCGATGTGATATCTGTCATTGAGTTCAAGATTGACGACCTGTATAAAGCGGCCTCAGTGGGCGAAGAACTACAAAGCGTTGCCGGCCCGCGTTTTATGGCCACTAACTGGATGGAGCAAAACCGCGCGCTGTTTCGCGCCCTGCGGTTGGAGGGGATTGTGACATTTCTGGTCATCGGACTGATCGTTTTTGTCGCAGCCCTGAACATTCTGATCTCGCTGATCATGATGGTGATGGAAAAAACCAAGGACATCGCGGTTTTAATGTCTATGGGGGCGCGGCGCCAGCAGGTGCGAGGCATCTTCATTGTGCAAGGCGTGCTGATTGGACTGATTGGGACGGCGCTGGGGCTGATCGTGGGGTATGCCGTGTCGTTGGCGGGGGCCAAATACCGGTTTATTCCCCTCAACCCGGAAGTCTATTCCATTAACCATGTGCCGTTTGCGCCGCAATGGACGCACGGGCTGCTGGTGGCGGCGGTGGCGCTGCTGGTGTCCTTTGTTGCCACACTATATCCCTCCTGGTCAGCGGCGCGCGTTTTGCCCGCGGAAGCATTACGCTATGAGTAA
- a CDS encoding isoprenylcysteine carboxylmethyltransferase family protein, protein MEAKLLLIPWLVGVVYSSIPLFWFAIHPLAARWRKMKRSPYLALLPIWAAIVAAEGWITWPWHGLRLYSTPWMWLPALLLFVIGVRTYARIFSEFGGHKLSGEAELRPQEHEQELVTTGLHASMRHPIYLAHLSNFAAWTLGSGLTVNFVLLAISLAITFPAMIAMEERELLARFGARYREYQTRVPLFALPGFHRRNTPQGNGAGA, encoded by the coding sequence ATGGAGGCCAAGCTGCTTCTCATCCCCTGGTTGGTGGGAGTTGTGTACAGCAGCATTCCGCTGTTCTGGTTCGCCATCCATCCCTTGGCCGCGCGCTGGCGGAAGATGAAACGGTCTCCTTACCTGGCGCTGCTGCCCATCTGGGCGGCCATTGTCGCCGCCGAAGGCTGGATCACCTGGCCCTGGCATGGGCTGCGACTCTATTCCACTCCATGGATGTGGCTTCCCGCGCTTCTTCTCTTTGTGATCGGAGTGCGCACCTACGCACGGATTTTTTCTGAGTTCGGCGGACACAAGCTGTCCGGCGAGGCCGAATTGCGCCCGCAAGAGCACGAGCAGGAACTGGTCACCACCGGGCTGCACGCCTCCATGCGCCATCCGATTTACCTCGCCCATCTGTCCAACTTCGCTGCCTGGACGCTCGGCAGCGGGCTAACCGTCAACTTTGTTTTGCTGGCGATCAGCCTGGCGATTACTTTTCCCGCGATGATTGCCATGGAAGAACGCGAGCTGCTGGCCAGGTTCGGTGCGCGCTATCGCGAGTACCAGACGCGCGTGCCACTGTTCGCACTGCCGGGCTTCCACCGGCGAAATACGCCGCAGGGCAACGGGGCTGGCGCATGA
- a CDS encoding HAD family hydrolase — protein sequence MLSKAKAKKQKSIHKQPLIRCVIFDLDDTLYDCLGQRVRPAHRYAARAMVKAGVFKAQTKATVDAVYRARLQAFHHDPMLKHIDAEVCRKFGAADPEAVSKAARDAYFNCPVGKLTLFRGTLPLLRMLHARGVRVFVVSFGEPKTQKAKVKALGLDGHPAIDKIFYADRDKLMTKEAAFQIIQQELDLPAKQVLIVGDRASSEIRAGNELGMHTVRIRRGEFAAQDEQGPDEQPDYVVRNISEVRKLPFVWADRDKVHHGGTETRRKSGK from the coding sequence ATGCTTTCTAAAGCCAAGGCAAAAAAGCAAAAATCAATTCACAAGCAGCCCCTCATCCGCTGCGTGATCTTCGACCTGGATGACACGCTCTACGACTGCCTGGGGCAGCGCGTGCGTCCGGCGCACCGCTACGCCGCGCGAGCCATGGTTAAGGCCGGAGTCTTCAAAGCGCAAACCAAGGCCACCGTGGACGCCGTGTACCGCGCGCGCCTCCAGGCCTTTCATCACGACCCCATGCTGAAACACATTGATGCGGAAGTCTGCCGCAAGTTCGGCGCCGCCGATCCAGAGGCCGTCAGCAAGGCGGCGCGCGACGCCTACTTTAACTGTCCCGTCGGCAAGCTGACTCTTTTCCGGGGAACTCTGCCTCTCCTTCGCATGTTGCACGCTCGCGGGGTGCGCGTCTTCGTAGTCAGCTTCGGCGAGCCCAAGACGCAGAAGGCAAAAGTGAAGGCCCTGGGACTTGACGGCCATCCCGCCATTGACAAGATTTTTTACGCCGACCGCGACAAGCTCATGACCAAAGAGGCGGCGTTCCAAATCATCCAGCAGGAGCTGGACCTGCCGGCGAAACAGGTGCTGATCGTCGGCGACCGCGCCAGCAGCGAAATCCGCGCCGGCAACGAACTCGGTATGCACACCGTACGCATCCGCCGCGGCGAGTTTGCGGCGCAGGATGAGCAAGGGCCGGACGAGCAACCGGACTACGTGGTGCGAAACATTTCAGAGGTAAGAAAGCTGCCGTTTGTGTGGGCTGACCGCGACAAAGTCCACCACGGAGGCACGGAGACACGGAGGAAATCAGGCAAGTAA
- a CDS encoding SpoIVB peptidase S55 has protein sequence MKKAVVLLVALFVFSGLASPQTAPNASAAGKIPTSQIKFMTVDEVRPGMKGVAYTVFEGVRPEAMDVEVLGLLRNMNGPKNDVVLVRLHGEKPEYTGVVSGMSGSPVYIDGKLLGAIAYRMGTFSKEPIAGVTPIQQMLEINEFDRSIPPAGSAPRPDNTKKAGSPSAVSAGGSGGYDLQSYAQILQPIGAPIVFNGFDEATIKLFAPQFAAAGVVPVMGAGSASNEKQPEPMEAGSAVSAVLVKGDMDVSATCTVTYMDAEHLLACGHPITQYGMVEMPMTKASVITTLATPLGSFKIINTTEPVGAFVQDRRTGILGRFHRDAQMIPITLTIHGDSGAKEFHYEVLNSARLTPLMMMATVYNSLMGMNQYSEETTYRMNGSIHVTGYPDVRLANLFSPADNMPTAFAVAMALGERFGRIYDNPFQAPKVGGVSLDFSLEHDRRSAVLEIARTDLTEARAGDEITIEAVLRPYRGERIVRRIPVHLPASLPKGTLRILVSDADTLERSRRAFPAFAKRLDLNSTIEQLNNEHRNDRLYVSLLEASPQATVEDKVMPAMPLSVMNVMDGMRATQEMMVFAESAVRESSTPVGYVVSGAQVITLTIK, from the coding sequence ATGAAAAAAGCTGTTGTGTTACTCGTCGCTCTCTTCGTCTTTTCCGGCCTGGCATCGCCCCAAACCGCCCCCAACGCCAGCGCCGCCGGCAAGATTCCAACCAGCCAAATCAAGTTCATGACCGTGGATGAAGTCCGTCCCGGCATGAAAGGCGTGGCGTACACGGTGTTTGAAGGCGTGCGCCCGGAGGCCATGGACGTGGAGGTTTTGGGTCTGCTCCGCAACATGAACGGCCCCAAGAATGACGTGGTGCTGGTGCGCCTGCATGGAGAGAAACCCGAATACACCGGAGTAGTTTCGGGGATGAGCGGCAGCCCGGTTTACATTGATGGCAAGCTGCTGGGGGCCATCGCCTACCGGATGGGGACCTTCAGCAAGGAGCCTATCGCCGGGGTTACGCCCATCCAGCAGATGCTGGAGATCAACGAATTTGACCGGAGCATTCCACCCGCAGGTTCAGCCCCGCGGCCGGACAACACGAAGAAGGCCGGCAGCCCGAGCGCCGTCTCCGCGGGCGGCAGCGGCGGATACGACTTGCAGAGCTACGCGCAAATCCTCCAGCCGATTGGCGCGCCGATCGTGTTCAACGGGTTCGACGAAGCCACCATCAAGCTGTTTGCGCCCCAGTTCGCCGCGGCGGGAGTGGTCCCAGTGATGGGCGCGGGTTCGGCCAGCAATGAAAAGCAGCCGGAACCCATGGAAGCCGGTTCCGCCGTGAGCGCGGTCCTGGTCAAAGGCGACATGGACGTATCGGCCACCTGCACCGTCACTTACATGGACGCCGAGCATCTCCTGGCCTGCGGCCATCCCATTACGCAATATGGCATGGTGGAAATGCCCATGACCAAAGCCAGCGTGATCACTACCCTGGCCACGCCGCTGGGTTCGTTCAAGATCATCAATACCACCGAGCCGGTAGGCGCGTTTGTGCAAGACCGCCGGACAGGAATCCTGGGGCGCTTTCATCGCGACGCGCAGATGATCCCCATCACCCTCACCATCCACGGCGATAGCGGCGCCAAGGAATTCCACTATGAAGTGCTCAACAGTGCGCGGCTGACACCGCTCATGATGATGGCCACGGTTTATAACTCGCTAATGGGCATGAACCAGTACAGCGAAGAAACCACTTATCGCATGAACGGAAGCATCCATGTGACCGGGTATCCGGACGTTCGCCTGGCCAACTTGTTTTCTCCCGCAGACAACATGCCGACGGCCTTCGCCGTGGCCATGGCCCTGGGCGAGCGCTTTGGACGGATCTATGACAACCCGTTCCAGGCGCCGAAAGTCGGCGGCGTGTCATTGGATTTTAGCCTGGAGCATGACCGCCGTTCCGCCGTGCTGGAAATTGCCCGCACTGATCTGACTGAAGCGCGGGCTGGAGACGAAATCACCATTGAAGCTGTGCTGCGTCCTTACCGCGGCGAGCGCATTGTCCGCCGCATTCCGGTGCACCTGCCGGCTTCGTTGCCCAAAGGCACGCTGCGCATCCTGGTGAGCGACGCTGACACTCTGGAACGCTCACGCCGGGCCTTCCCGGCATTCGCCAAGCGTTTGGACTTGAACTCCACCATCGAACAGCTCAACAACGAGCATCGCAATGACCGGCTCTACGTTTCTTTGCTGGAAGCCAGCCCGCAAGCCACGGTGGAAGACAAAGTGATGCCGGCCATGCCGCTTTCCGTGATGAACGTGATGGACGGGATGCGGGCCACGCAGGAGATGATGGTGTTCGCCGAATCCGCGGTGCGTGAGTCTTCTACGCCGGTGGGTTACGTGGTAAGCGGCGCCCAGGTAATCACCCTGACTATCAAATAG
- a CDS encoding VWA domain-containing protein, with product MHPISAIKTLSSLKTVPRWAALLVITIALCLALPAALVAQSQPSQSPSPTPSPTPAKQTGSGEAGGPQGDIGPIAIPKKKDEPPKKEEAPKGPKKIEGMPEFTLRASAALVTLDVGVLTKDGIFVPGLKQQNFRVLEDGVPQTITSFGQTQAPITAVMLVEFSKNFYAFAADSIYASATFAQTMKKEDWIALITYDIRPHILADFTQDKRDIYEGLRSLQFAMSAESNLFDALYDTIDRLEGVEGRKYIILISSGRDTFSKRTLDQMLKKIQGTKDIAIYTVSTGQALRNYAETHGLMSYLCGITTFNCNMEFLQADNQLKSFAKMTGGRYYQPLFSAQFREAFGDMAEAIRNQYAIAYHPSNSAQDGAFRKIKVELVGPDGSPLKMRDQKGKDVKYQVIARDGYKAKREVE from the coding sequence ATGCACCCGATATCTGCCATTAAAACGCTTAGTTCCCTCAAGACCGTCCCCCGCTGGGCAGCCTTGCTCGTCATCACGATCGCTCTTTGCCTGGCCTTGCCTGCGGCGCTTGTTGCGCAGAGCCAGCCGTCGCAATCGCCCAGCCCCACCCCGTCCCCCACCCCGGCGAAACAAACCGGCAGCGGAGAGGCCGGAGGTCCGCAGGGCGATATTGGCCCCATCGCCATTCCCAAGAAAAAAGACGAGCCGCCCAAGAAAGAGGAAGCTCCCAAGGGCCCCAAGAAGATTGAGGGGATGCCCGAATTTACCCTGCGGGCCAGTGCCGCTCTGGTGACCCTGGATGTGGGCGTGCTGACCAAAGACGGCATATTCGTCCCGGGACTCAAGCAGCAGAATTTCCGCGTGCTGGAAGACGGCGTACCGCAGACCATCACCAGCTTTGGCCAGACCCAGGCGCCCATCACCGCGGTGATGCTGGTGGAGTTCTCCAAGAACTTCTACGCTTTTGCCGCCGACTCCATCTACGCGTCCGCGACCTTCGCCCAAACCATGAAGAAAGAAGACTGGATTGCGCTGATTACCTACGATATTCGCCCGCACATCCTGGCCGACTTTACCCAGGACAAGCGCGACATCTACGAAGGGCTGCGCAGCCTGCAGTTCGCCATGTCGGCGGAGAGCAATCTTTTCGACGCGCTCTATGACACCATTGACCGGCTGGAAGGCGTGGAAGGCCGCAAATATATCATTCTGATTTCCAGCGGACGCGACACCTTCAGCAAAAGGACCCTGGACCAGATGCTCAAGAAGATCCAAGGGACCAAAGACATTGCCATCTATACCGTCAGCACCGGCCAGGCCCTGCGCAATTATGCTGAGACCCATGGGCTCATGAGCTACCTGTGCGGCATCACCACCTTCAACTGCAACATGGAGTTTCTCCAGGCTGATAATCAGCTCAAAAGCTTCGCCAAGATGACCGGTGGCCGGTACTACCAGCCTCTATTTTCCGCCCAGTTTAGGGAAGCCTTCGGTGATATGGCAGAAGCCATCCGCAACCAGTACGCCATCGCCTATCACCCGAGCAACTCAGCGCAAGATGGGGCCTTCCGGAAAATCAAAGTCGAACTGGTGGGCCCGGACGGCAGTCCGCTGAAAATGCGCGACCAAAAAGGCAAAGACGTGAAGTACCAGGTGATCGCGCGCGACGGCTATAAAGCCAAGAGGGAAGTGGAGTAA